The following are from one region of the Anabas testudineus chromosome 2, fAnaTes1.2, whole genome shotgun sequence genome:
- the adgrg2a gene encoding mucin-3A isoform X1 yields the protein MLLKSRRRMYGFKGLWRWTHHFPLIIWLSLLPTALGYFLGDTKAVLNGCEDHWTLQDRATVPQLYQMTVCFHIRVVVPGAWVAFSYSSVYAPRPDLGLEGDDGALYGWLLRVRHRFPVRLSPAQWHRVCLRRDVHGNSFSLEVDGKMVAERTAIAPAIPPAGSLWLGCRPRDQTPGANVGAVELYLFRMWADLGEHGRCEDGTVIGWNAEYWGVTSPKARQRDPNLMCDHRRLRREARVYGSITESSVGLSAPTASSPVTSTPDTQMNNQTSTLTADDGTPTNSTDLLSTAVPATTGTTHSQPVLVSPVTSDHTVAADAMSPPVTSPLSSDSSPAHQIPSAQVFSSTAPLANQTTPSGSANCDISQLCSNDTAYFWMSISVKDNGGNKTEQDVKDLVSHAFDCSGSSTGVCQGGNQLQVVEVSCGVKSNISNTTCSVLLLLSHAVLPCELQAAGVSALQQSQQIQATIIGAVERVGRTVCENVEPSGGGFVRCTSTQPLNDICQSNKQSTLTCTPIDSNPNPVPQPQPNTCSGETPLFCDCSAFCNSASQFFAMRIDIIKTSVDISYLQHLMSNLWQVAQCTSVSASTCEDYVKILNLYQAVHLECQGTGERLYSCMVIVEMSGLVNECSLSSLLQQLINGDPDITTDIALTRIMVCGPPGLSVSTLLASNLTWASSDLLSSDICSPDPTMFKCEPNQMLAVLLPNNCPLVPPTTNQTTTQRTKTNFTTPAEATPTSVTNNTTPIYTRAESTPVTPQTNASQGSAEPNMTTPLTTFNSTQSSTPQPLLQTSQNTTVIVSDSTIAQYTESDNTSLLTPTKTVLQDATTAQQNTTTHDTASPNSTTVYNVTTTDPFTPSSNEFKLYNVTTATLTSKTTGYNVSTVESFTPSQNDTTVYSVTTTGPLIPSANETKFHNVTTVAPFSNTTDYNVTSTEPLTPYPNVTTVKPFNNTTEYNVSTAEPLTPYPNVTTVYNVTTVTPFNNTTEYNVTTVTPFNNTTEYNVTTVTPFSNTTEYNVSTAEPFTPYTNITTVYNVTTVTPFNNTTEYNVTTVTPFNNTTEYNVTTVTPFNNTTEYNVTSVTPFSNTTEYNVTTVTPFSNTTEYNVSTAEPLTPYTNVTTVYNVTTVTPFNNTTEYNVTTVTPFSNTTEYNVTTVTPFNNTTEYNVTTVTPFSNTTEYNVTTVTPFNNTTEYNVTTVTPFSNTTEYNVTTVTPFSNTTEYNVSTAEPFTVYPNTTTVYNVTTVTPFNNTTEYNVTSTEPFTPYPNLTTVYNATTALGNYTTAYNATTTTNNNTTQEDVTAITESPNNITTTPLAETQQNTTVAYDNTSVSTTALQANETLTTASNMTMDNSTSDTDNATRPTTAPLNNQTVSVTYNCTTTANTTGPTSNTTVTANISPSVNATVSNLTTDLPLTTQQPGVNLTTTAANVSLEHITTTLPSSTTYGPVPTQVSTTAAEVPSTSTTPLQATTGTSTSTTVTSTGTTIGAQEQLANELLTKSQNASRLNSTEVTQLVDQLEKLLDGPSVSQTIGQKTINIISNLMNASPAALLASSNRITHMVDNLGVKVDVSGGTGVLSSSSLVLAVRTVDGSNFPEISVKIYNTDNVQLSAHSRSRFKRSGSAMGSVFLPSSLTSGLHPVQQQQANRVQFTFYSKSSFFQDSTLNNKTLVSPILSSSVSNLSISNLTNNIIFTIQNINPVNDNFTASCAFWDFTLNGGGGGWSSFGCFVVNVTAEETTCSCNHLTSFAILLDLSRAGIIDRQQGQILTFITYIGCGISAIFLAITLLTYLLFEKLMRDIPAKILVQLCISLLFLNLVFLLDGWLALYPAVGLCISTAFFLHYFLLTTFTWAGLEALHMYLSIVQVFTPYFSSYMLKFSLVGWGIPLLVVIIIISVDKNNYGLVTYGKYTDGTSDDFCWLRNDIAFYVGVVAYFLLIFVLCFVVFIVVMVQLSRIKKQNPHNQSPNRGVMTDLRSVAGLVVLLGLTWGFALFAWGPLYLPFVYLFTIFNSLQGFFIFVFHCAVKENVRRQWRTYLCCGKLRLAENSEWSRTATQNNRNTSVTTANTSAPQLTSRSSSVISDATNSSSSVFADSGISDGSNSDVVLNELHRRNLSQRGESI from the exons ATGCTTTTGAAAAGCAGGAG GAGGATGTATGGATTCAAGGGACTGTGGAGATGGACACATCATTTCCCTCTTATTATCTGGCTTTCACTACTACCGACAG CACTTGGCTATTTTCTGGGGGACACCAAGGCAGTATTAAATGGGTGTGAGGACCACTGGACCCTGCAGGACAGGGCCACCGTGCCACAACTCTATCAGatgactgtgtgtttccacATTCGTGTGGTGGTTCCCGGAGCCTGGGTCGCCTTCTCTTACAGCTCGGTCTATGCCCCCAGGCCAGACCTGGGTCTGGAGGGAGATGACGGCGCACTGTATGGCTGGCTGCTAAGGGTCCGACACAGATTTCCTGTACGGTTGTCCCCAGCACAGTGGCACAGGGTGTGTCTCAGGAGGGACGTGCACGGTAATTCCTTCAGCTTGGAG GTTGATGGGAAAATGGTGGCTGAGAGGACAGCCATCGCTCCGGCCATCCCACCCGCCGGCTCCCTGTGGCTGGGCTGTCGTCCTAGAGACCAGACCCCGGGGGCCAATGTGGGAGCAGTGGAACTTTACTTATTCCGCATGTGGGCAGACCTGGGTGAGCACGGGCGCTGTGAGGACGGCACAGTGATTGGCTGGAACGCTGAGTACTGGGGAGTGACCAGTCCCAAAGCCAGACAGAGAGACCCCAACCTTATGTGTG ACCACAGACGCTTGAGACGTGAGGCTCGCGTTTACGGAAGCATTACTGAGTCTTCAG TAGGGCTTTCAGCTCCAACTGCCTCAAGTCCTGTCACGTCAACACCTGACACTCAAATGAACAACCAGACATCCACGCTCACAG CAGATGACGGGACACCCACTAACTCCACAGACCTGCTTTCCACAGCTGTTCCTGCTACTACAGGGACGACTCACAGCCAACCAGTCCTAGTTTCACCGGTAACCAGTGACCACACAGTTGCAGCAGACGCCATGTCGCCACCTGTAACGTCACCCCTGTCCTCTGACAGCAGCCCAGCCCATCAGATCCCAAGCGCACAGGTTTTTTCAAGTACGGCTCCACTTGCCAACCAAACCACACCTTCAG GTTCTGCAAACTGTGACATAAGCCAACTCTGTTCCAATGACA CTGCGTACTTTTGGATGTCCATTAGCGTGAAAGACAATGGGGGCAATAAGACCGAACAAGATGTGAAAGATCTG GTGTCACATGCATTCGACTGTAGTGGAAGCTCTACAGGTGTCTGTCAGGGTGGAAACCAACTTCAG gTAGTGGAGGTTTCCTGTGGTGTGAAAAGCAACATAAG TAATACAACCTGCAGTGTGCTGTTGCTGCTCAGTCATGCTGTTCTACCTTGTGAACTGCAAGCTGCTGGAGTCTCTGCACTGCAGCAATCACAACAAATACAAGCAACAATCATAGGAGCAGTGGAGAGAGTTG GTCGgactgtgtgtgagaatgtggaGCCCTCCGGTGGCGGGTTTGTGAGGTGCACATCCACACAGCCCCTGAATGATATCTGTCAGTCCAACAAACAGTCTACTCTTACATG CACCCCCATAGACTCCAACCCCAACCCAGTTCCACAACCTCAGCCCAACACCTGCAGCG GAGAAACGCCTCTCTTTTGTGACTGCAGCGCTTTCTGTAATTCTGCAA gTCAGTTTTTTGCCATGAGAATAGATATCATCAAGACCTCTGTTGACATTAGCTACTTACAACATTTG ATGTCAAACCTTTGGCAAGTAGCCCAGTGCACCTCTGTGTCAGC ATCAACCTGTGAAGATTATGTTAAGATTTTAAATCTTTACCAG GCTGTTCACCTGGAATGTCAGGGGACAGGAGAGAG GTTGTACAGCTGCATGGTGATAGTGGAGATGTCTGGACTTGTCAATGAATGCTCCCTGAGCTCACTTCTACAACAACTCATTAATGGCGACCCTGACATAACAACTGATATAGCACTTACACGCATAA TGGTGTGTGGTCCTCCTGGTTTATCTGTCAGTACTCTGTTGGCATCCAATCTGACCTGGGCATCCAGTGacctgctgagctctgacatcTGCTCTCCGGACCCCACCATGTTTAAAtg TGAGCCAAACCAGATGCTCGCTGTTCTTCTGCCTAACAACTGCCCTCTGGTGCCTCCcacaacaaaccaaaccacGACGCAGCGGACCAAAACCAACTTTACTACACCTGCCGAGGCCACACCAACATCTGTGACCAACAACACTACACCAATTTACACAAGAGCTGAAAGTACTCCTGTAACTCCACAGACAAATGCATCACAAGGATCAGCTGAGCCTAACATGACGACTCCACTGACGACGTTCAACAGTACACAGTCCTCAACACCACAACCTCTCCTGCAAACCTCACAAAATACAACTGTGATTGTGTCTGACAGTACAATAGCACAGTACACTGAATCTGATAACACATCACTGCTGACACCCACAAAGACAGTACTTCAAGATGCAACCacagcacaacaaaacacaacaacacatgacACAGCTTCTCCAAACTCCACGACAGTGTACAATGTAACTACAACTGATCCATTTACACCTTcttcaaatgaattcaaactttACAATGTAACTACAGCTACACTGACAAGTAAAACAACAGGTTACAATGTAAGTACAGTTGAATCGTTTACTCCATCTCAGAATGATACAACGGTGTACAGTGTAACTACCACTGGACCACTTATACCTTCGGCAAATGAGACAAAGTTTCACAATGTAACGACAGTTGCACCCTTCAGTAACACAACAGACTACAATGTAACATCCACTGAACCATTGACGCCTTATCCTAATGTAACTACAGTTAAACCCTTCAATAACACAACAGAGTACAATGTAAGTACAGCTGAACCATTGACGCCTTATCCTAATGTAACTACAGTTTACAATGTAACTACGGTTACGCCCTTTAATAACACAACAGAGTACAATGTAACTACGGTTACACCCTTTAATAACACAACAGAGTACAATGTAACTACGGTTACACCCTTCAGTAACACAACAGAGTACAATGTAAGTACAGCTGAACCATTTACGCCTTATACTAATATAACTACAGTTTACAATGTAACTACGGTTACACCTTTCAATAACACAACAGAGTACAATGTAACTACGGTTACACCCTTTAATAACACAACAGAGTACAATGTAACTACGGTTACACCCTTTAATAACACAACAGAGTACAATGTAACTTCAGTTACACCCTTCAGTAACACAACAGAGTACAATGTAACTACGGTTACACCCTTCAGTAACACAACAGAGTACAATGTAAGTACAGCTGAACCATTGACGCCTTATACTAATGTAACTACAGTTTACAATGTAACTACGGTTACGCCCTTTAATAACACAACAGAGTACAACGTAACTACAGTTACACCCTTCAGTAACACAACAGAGTACAATGTAACTACAGTTACACCCTTTAATAACACAACAGAGTACAATGTAACTACAGTTACACCCTTCAGTAACACAACAGAGTACAATGTAACTACAGTTACACCCTTTAATAACACAACAGAGTACAATGTAACTACAGTTACACCCTTCAGTAACACAACAGAGTACAATGTAACTACGGTTACACCCTTCAGTAACACAACAGAGTACAATGTAAGTACAGCTGAACCATTTACGGTTTATCCAAACACAACTACAGTTTACAATGTAACTACGGTTACGCCTTTCAATAACACAACAGAGTACAACGTAACATCAACTGAACCATTTACGCCTTATCCTAATTTAACTACAGTGTACAATGCAACTACAGCTCTCGGGAATTACACAACAGCGTACAATGCAACTACAACCACcaacaataacacaacacaagagGATGTAACAGCTATTACTGAATCTCCAAACAACATAACTACTACACCCTtggcagaaacacaacagaacacaactgTGGCGTACGACAACACATCAGTATCTACCACTGCTTTACAAGCTAATGAAACTCTTACAACTGCATCAAACATGACTATGGACAATAGCACTTCTGATACTGACAATGCCACTAGGCCCACCACAGCGCCACTGAACAACCAGACTGTCAGTGTGACTTACAACTGTACCACAACTGCCAACACCACCGGTCCCACTAGTAATACCACCGTAACTGCAAACATTAGCCCCAGTGTAAACGCAACTGTAAGCAATTTAACGACAGATCTACCCCTAACAACGCAGCAACCAGGAGTCAATTTAACAACTACAGCAGCTAATGTGTCGCTTGAGCATATAACTACAACTTTACCCAGCTCAACAACATATGGTCCAGTTCCAACCCAGGTTAGCACCACTGCTGCTGAGGTGCCGTCAACTTCTACAACACCTCTCCAAGCCACCACCGGCACCAGCACATCTACAACAGTGACAA GTACCGGAACTACTATTGGAGCACAGGAGCAACTGGCAAATGAGCTGCTTACTAAGTCACAAAATGCATCTCGGCTCAACTCCACTGAG GTGACACAGTTGGTGGACCAGTTGGAGAAGCTTCTGGATGGCCCCAGTGTGTCTCAGACAATTGGACAAAAAACCATCAACATCATCAGCAACCTGATGAATGCATCCCCAGCGGCCCTGTTAGCGTCGTCCAACAG GATCACTCACATGGTGGACAATTTGGGTGTTAAGGTGGATGTCAGTGGTGGCACAGGAGTCCTCTCTTCGAGCTCTCTGGTTCTGGCCGTGAGGACAGTGGATGGGTCCAATTTCCCAGAGATATCTGTCAAAATCTACAACACTGACAATGTCCAG CTCAGTGCCCACAGCAGGTCCCGTTTCAAGCGGTCCGGATCAGCCATGGGATCTGTTTTCTTGCCATCCTCCCTAACTTCCGGTCTACATCCTGTACAACAACAGCAGGCCAACAGGGTCCAGTTCACGTTCTACTCCAAATCCTCTTTCTTTCAG GATTcaacattaaataacaaaaccCTTGTGAGTCCAATCCTGAGCTCCAGCGTTTCCAATTTGTCAATAAGCAACTTAACGAATAATATTATCTTTACCATCCAAAACATCAACCCTGTAAAT GACAACTTCACAGCCTCCTGTGCATTTTGGGACTTCACTCTGAATG ggggtggaggaggctggagcTCTTTTGGCTGCtttgttgtaaatgtgacaGCAGAAGAAACCACCTGCAGCTGCAACCATCTCACTTCATTTGCGATACTGCTG GATTTGTCCAGAGCAGGAATAATTGATCGTCAGCAGGGGCAGATTCTTACTTTCATTACCTACATCGGCTGTGGAATCTCTGCCATTTTTCTTGCTATCACCTTACTGACATACCTGTTATTTGA AAAACTGATGAGGGATATTCCAGCTAAGATCCTAGTCCAGCTCTgcatctccctcctcttcctcaacCTGGTTTTCTTACTGGACGGCTGGCTGGCACTCTATCCAGCAGTGGGGCTGTGTATCAGTACTGCATTCTTTCTGCACTACTTCCTGCTGACGACATTCACCTGGGCAGGACTGGAGGCCCTACACATGTACCTGAGTATCGTCCAGGTTTTCACTCCATACTTTAGCAGCTATATGCTCAAGTTCTCGCTTGTAGGCTGGG GTATTCCTCTTCTGGTGGTGATCATCATCATATCGGTGGATAAGAACAACTATGGTCTTGTCACATATGGAAAATACACAGATGGTACTTCAGATGACTT CTGTTGGCTGCGTAATGACATTGCCTTCTATGTGGGCGTGGTGGCCtacttcctcctcatctttgtTCTGTGCTTCGTGGTCTTCATCGTTGTGATGGTGCAGCTGTCTCGGATCAAGAAGCAGAACCCCCACAACCAGTCTCCAAACAGGGGAGTGATGACTGACCTTCGCAGCGTTGCTGGCCTTGTTGTCCTGCTCGGCCTCACCTGGGGGTTCGCTCTGTTTGCCTGGGGACCCCTCTACTTAccttttgtttatctttttactATATTCAACTCGTTGCAAG gcttcttcatttttgttttccactgcGCTGTGAAGGAAAATGTTCGCAGGCAGTGGAGAACCTATCTTTGTTGTGGGAAACTGCGATTGGCTGAAAACTCAG AATGGAGTCGGACAGCCACCCAGAACAACAGGAACACCTCAGTCACCACAGCAAACACCTCAGCTCCCCAGCTCACCTCTCGAAGCTCCTCAGTCATCAGCGATGCCACCAACAGCAGTA GCTCTGTGTTTGCCGACAGCGGAATATCCGATGGCTCCAACAGTGATGTTGTCCTCAATGAGCTCCACAGACGAAATCTGTCACAGCGAGGCGAGTCTATTTGA